In Isosphaera pallida ATCC 43644, the sequence GGCGGAACGAGCCGCTTCCAACCACGCCGTCAGTTGAGCGATCCGCTCGGCCTGGGCTGGGTCGCCGGCCAGATCGTGTTGCTCGAAGGGATCGGCCGAAAGATCGAACAATTGGGTGCGATGAATCTTGGGATAACGAATCAGCTTGAACCGCCCGTCGGTCACAGCGCGTTGCTTATCCCGATAGGCGAACCAAAGAAACTGGCGCGGATGGGCGGACGGGTCGTCGGGGCGTCGCAGAGCCGGGGCGAAGCTCACTCCGTCGAGGGGTTGGGAAGGCGGTTTCAAACCGGCGAGGTCGCAAAGGGTGGGAAATAGGTCCAGCAGCCAGACCATCGCCGCGCATCGTCCGGGCCGCAGGCCGGGTCCGGCCACGATGAAGGGCACGCGGATTGAATGTTCATACAGGTTTTGCTTGCCGAGCAAGCCGTGGTCGCCCAGCGCCAAACCCTGGTCGGAGGTGAAGATCACATAGGTGTTGTCCCGCTCACCCGCCACTGTCAAAGCTTCAAGCAACCGGCCCACCACCCGGTCGATTCCGGCGACCACCGCCAGATAGTCTCGCCAGCGGGTCCGAATCGCTTGGGGGTCGCGCGGGAAGGCTTCCAGACGCTCGTCGCGCACGAGCATCTCGCCATTGTCGAAGGGGTGGAACGGTAGGAAGGACGGGGGCAACGGAAACGCTTCGATGGGTGGCAGCGCGGCCAGGTCGGCGGGGTCGGGCGCGAGCGGGTCGTGGGGACACTCCAACGCCAGATGCATCAGAAAGGGGCGGCGTTGGTCGGGAGGCAGGGCAGCGCGGTGTTCCAGGAACTCCACCGCCGCGTCGGCAATCTCGACGGCGGGGCGTCCCGAGAGCCGCGATTGATGCTCCTCGATGTAACGCTCGATCTCGAAGCGCGCTTGCAAGGGCAGGGGAGTGTTGCCCTTCTTGCCGTGGTGATAGGTGAGATAACCCTGGTCGCGGAAGTGACCAGCCAGCGACGGCCCCTCGGCCCAGTGTTCTGCGGTGTGGCGGAACATAGCGCGGCCCGAAAGCAACATCGCGCGGCTCGGCAGGCAAACGGCCGGGATGTCGCCGCCGAGGTTGTAAACCCGATCCAGCACCACACCCGAGTTGGCCAACCGATCCAAATGGGGCGTCGAAGCCAGCGTGCCAGGCCCACTTCCCGCCAAAGCACGCACGGCATCGGGCCGCAGATCGTCGGCCAGAATGATGAGGAAGTTGGGCCGCGGATGCGACGGCGAGGTGTTGGCGGCCTGTCCGTCCCCAGGAGGACACGGGGTCAAACGAAAGCGGAGGGGCCGCGGACGGAAGCGAGCGTAAAGCGATCGGGCCTCGGCGTCCCAATCCGCGTCCAGAGCGTCCGGGCCGGGCGGACCTTGCTCGCGGCGTTCGCGCCAAGCGGCGTCGAGACGCGCGCGCCGCGCGGTCATGGCTCGATCGAGGTCTGATGCCTCAGAAGCCAGAGGATGGCGTGCGGCATGTTCAGGATCAACGAGGTCGAACCCGCCGTGGGCGAACTGGTCGGAGTTGCCCCGCCCCACCTCGAACCAGGCGGGTTCGCCTTCGGGGTCGTCGCCTGCGGCCCACAGGATCCATTCCCGATCGGGCGGCAGACCGGTCAAGACAAGCGGTTGACGTTCCCAGGGCTGGCCGCCGTTGAGCGCGCGCGCGGCCCAGGCGGCCAAATCCGGCTCGACCCCCTCGCCCAAGGACAAGGGGGGAGGGACCGCCACGATGAAGCCGTAACCGCCCGGCCCCTCGCGAGCCAGGGCATCCCAGGCGTCATCCCGCTTGGTGGTCCGCAAGTCCGGGCCAAGTTGGTCCCCCCCATCGTCCGCGCCCGGCTCGAAGCGAACCGCGGCTCGAAGTGGGGTTTCCAACGTGGAACGTCCCCAGCCTTGGCTCCAAAGGGTCAACGCGATCAGGGCGTGACCATCGGGGCCAGGGTGAACCCCGTCACCCGCGAGAAACGCCGAGGCATGGCGACGCTGACGGTCGGCGAGGTAGGCGTTGAGGACGCGGTGGGGATCCCCCACCCGTGCCCGGGGACGGCGGGAAGTCGGGGAAGCCGGGTCCGAATTCTCCTCCTCGGGCGACAGACGGGGATCGAAGGCCCGCACCAAGTCGGCTTGACGACGCAACACCCCGTCGTAACCCACATAGGGAAAGCGATAGCCAAACCGGGGCGACTCCGGTTCCCACACCCGTGCGCGCCGCGCATCAAACGGCGGATTGGTCAACAACGTCAATGTGGCAGCAGGCTCGCTCAGAGCCGCCACCCGTCGCGCCAACCGCTCCAGACCATCCCGGTAAAGGTCCAGCCGAGTGGGGTCGATCGGATGATAAATCCCGTCGTTCATGCCATAGCAGGCCACCACCTGGTTGGGCTTCCACCCCGTCACGTCTCGCTCGAATCGGTCGTAAAGGTAGGGGCGGCGCGGATGATGGTCCGCCTCGCTCGTGTTGGACAGCGTCTCGCTGGAAAGACCCCGGTTGAACACCTGAGCCGGACGAGAAGCCCCCCGACGAGCCGCCTCAGCCCACAGCCACGATTCCACCCGCGCGACGTAGCCCCCCGCTTGGGTAATGCTGTCGCCCACCATCACCACCCGATCCCCCGGCGCGGGCCCCGGCGACTCCCACTCCCGACCGTAACCCCCCTCCATCTCCCCCCAGCCAACCCAACCCAACCCCATCGCCAGCAGGATCAATCCCCTCCAACCAATTCCACCTCCCCATTGCCACCGCCTTCGTTTCATCCGAGCATCTCCTCTCCAAACGCGCCATCCAACTCCCTTTGGCTCACGAGATTCCCTAAACCAATGACACGAAACGAAATCCGATATCAAAAACCGAAACCACCCTGCTGTTTTTGAGAAAAGTTCCCTGACGGCGAACTTGGATCCGGCGAAGCGGGTGGCGATACTCTAGAATAAGAAACGCATGGGAAATCCACCATCGTCCAATGGTCTCCAAGCGCCGACGCAAGGGTTTCAAGTCAGGTCGTTGGAGTGTCGAACCCGACTTTGCAAGGCTCCACCGAGGAAAGCGATGTCCGCCCCGACCTCCAGCGATTCCTACGGCCAGGACCAACCTCCGAGCGATGCTCTGATCCCGCCCAGCCAAGGCGTCAACGGCGAGTTGCGGCTGCTCCACGAGCAAGCCAACATCTTGATCGTGGATGATCGCCGCACTGATCTTCTCTTGATGGCGGAGATGGTCTTGACCTTAGGTCACCGCGCGTTTCTGGCCGAGGATGGCGAGCAGGCGATGATCCAGGCGCGTCGGCACCCGCCGGACCTGATCTTGCTGGACTTGAACATGCCGGTGATGGATGGTCGCAGAACCCTGGAGCGGCTCAAGGACCATCCAGTCTACAAGGGAATTCCAGTGGTGGTGGTGTCCGGGGTGGACAACACCGAGGAAATCGCCCGCTGCCTTCAAGCCGGAGCCGATGACTACATCACCAAACCCTACAACCCCGCGCTGCTCAAAGCCCGCATCGAGGCGTGCCTGGCCAAAAAACGCCTCAGCGACCTAGAGGCGCGACGCTACCGCGAACTCGAAGCCGCCCACAACCAATTGCAACTCTTGATCAAACAGCAGTTCGGCAAAACCTACTCGGCCCAACTCGCTACCATCTTCGCCCTCTCCAAACTGGTCGAGTCACGCGACCGGGAAACCGGCAAACATCTCGAACGGATTCGAGAATACTGTCAGGCAATCGCCCGCCAACTGGCCGCCCATTCCCGCTATGCTCAAAATATCAACGAACTCTTTATCGACAACCTCTATAACGCCAGCCCGCTGCACGACATCGGCAAAGTGGCGATTCCCGACTCGATCTTATGCAAACCAGGACAACTCACCGAACCTGAACGCGAAATTATCAAAATGCACACCGTCATCGGTGCACGCACCTTGCGCGAGGTCGATTTACTTTATCCGGGCAACGCGCTTCTGGAATTCGGCACCATGATCGCCGAAAGCCACCACGAGCGTTGGGACGGCAACGGTTATCCCCACGGCAGCTCGGAGGACAACATCCCCCTGGCGGCACGAATCCTGTCGGTGGGTGATGTTTACGACGCCCTGACCGCCAATCGGTGTTACCGCCCGATCTCCTACACGCACGAGGAGGCGGTGGAGATGATCCGCAACGGTTCGGGTACCCAGTTCGACCCGGTCATTGTCGAGGCGTTCCTCAACATCCGCAGTCAAATCAACCGCATCCACCAAACCCTGGCCGACGACCCAGACCCTCCCAGCATCCGCTCGGTCTAGGAAGGGCCGACTAGCACCCGCGTCGTCGCATCACCTGGCCGTACCCGACGAGGCGTAACCCCTTGCGGAGACAGGCGGAAAACGCGAACGCAAGACGAGGAAAGGCTCAACCCCGGCGTGAACCCCTGGGTCGAGCAGTGACTGGGAAGGTTTGGTCAGTACACCCGGTAGGACTCGAACCTACAACCGCTGGTTCCGAAGACCAGTGCTCTATCCAATTGAGCTACGGGTGCGTCACGGCTGGTTGGGATCCACAACGTGAACCAGCCTTCGGTCGCTGGGGATAAATCATACTCCAAACCTTGGGCAGGGGACAAGACGACTCATCACCAAACACGCTCCGATTTCGACCAACCATCGAATCCCCTTCCACCGAGCGAATCGGTCCTCAAACCGATCGCATCGCCCACGTCTTCATCGCAGGTTTTATGCCCGAAGCTCCAACGCGACGGCACTGGCATGCCTCAAACCAACATCGCAACACGCTGATCTCAAATCGCCTTGGTCCTAGCCACCCAGATGAAATCTTACTTATCTAGCTGCAGTGTCTTATACATATCTATTAATACGTTCAGACTTTTGCTCAGCGACTGGGTTTGGATCATCCTCCCGAGGTTTTCATCATCGAATCGGAGATGCTCAACGCCAACGCGGTGCGGGTGGGCCGCAAGTCGATGATCCTGCTGACCGACGAAATCGTTTACGGGGCGTTGATGACGGGCCAGCCCCAGGTGCTTTCCTTCATTCTGGGCCATGAAATGGGCCACATCGCCCTGAATCATATGGGGACCTGGCGGACGTGGATCAAGCAGATCAACCCTCGCATCTCCCGCCTGGACGAGTTCACGGTCGATCGTATTGCCATGAAGTTGGTCGGCAAGCGTGGGGTCGCATTTCAGGGCGTCCTGATGCTCACGATCGGCCCGCACCTGCTCCCTTTCTTGAACATTCCCGCCCTGAAGGATCAGATCGAACAGGTCGAGAATGACCGCAATTCGGCCAAGTCGGAAAAAACTCTTCGATTGTCTCATCCGCTTTTGATTCGTCGCCTCGCGCGCATCCTCAACGGCTAAACCACGTGGTGGGGATGAAGCGTATTAGACGCCTCGTCCACCAGCGGGGGATCGCGGACGCGCGAGCGTCTATGGTGGGGGAATTACGTCACGCGAGCTAAAAACCGCGTTAGTGGCAGCGGGCGGGCTCGAACCGCCGACCTACGGGTTATGAATCCGTCGCTCTAACCAGCTGAGCTACGCTGCCTAAAGGGTGTCAAGCTGAACCCATCTCCGATGGGGACGGTTTGCGTCACGTTTCGGAGTGAGTTGATTCGACGCGCTGAAAGCTCTACGTTGCCAAGAAGATTTTATCGTCATCGACGTTGGTTTTCAATGGGGAACGACTGGGAACGATCGCCGCTCAAGGCTGCGGGTCGGTGGGGGCCGTTGGCGTCGGGGAGTCAAGGGTGATGGAGTCGGCACAAGGCTGGAGCGATCCCAGAGGGAAAGGGTTTCGGAGACGGTGGCCGGTCGCGGAGGTGATCGCCTGGTTGGAGGAGAGCCTCGCAACGCAGTGGAGCCATCCGGGCGTGGAAACGGTGCCGCTGGCGAAGGCGGCGGGGCGGGTCTTGACCGAGGCGGTGGTTTCCCAGGTGGCGGTACCCGGGTTTGCCCGCGCGGCGATGGATGGTTACGCCGTGCGGGGCGAGGACACCTTCGGCGCCGATCCCACCAATCCCCTCACATTTCGCGTGGTGGGACGGTCGCGCCCGGGGGTGGCTGCTGAGGTCGTGGTGGGCAGCGGCGAGGCGGTGGCGATCGCCACTGGAGCGCCGTTGCCGCCGGGCGCAGATGCGGTGGTTCCGGTCGAAGCCACTCGTCTTCGGGTCCATGATCACGCCCCCTCCACCGCCTCCCTTTCCCCCGCTGAGCTTCTGGTCGAGGTCATCGAACCGACCCCGCCGGGGCGTCACGTGGGTCGGATCGGCGAGGATGTCGCGCCGGGCGAAATGATTCTGGAGCCGGGACGCTGGCTGCGACCTCAAGACCTGGGTGTTTTGAGCGCGCTGGGATGGAGGGAGGTTCTGGTGAGACGACGACCGCGGGTGACCATCCTAGCGACGGGGCCGGAGATTCTGCCGGTCGGGTCGGCCCCTTCAGACGTGCGGATTCCCGACATGAATTCGCCGATGCTGGCGGCCCTGGTCGAGCGCGACGGCGGCCACGCCGAGATTCAGGGCCCCCTCGCCGACGACCGCCACGTTCTGGCTGAGGCCCTCGCGCGAGCCGCCAATCGCTCAGAGTTTGTGATTGTCTCGGGGGGGTCCTCCACCGGGCCGGAGGATCATCTGCCAAGCTTGGTGGCAGAATTGGGAAGTCTGCCGTTTCACGGCCTGGCGCTTCGACCAGCGGGACCAACCGGGTTGGGGACGATCGGCTCGACCCCAATTCTGCTAGCACCGGGCAATCCTGTCAGTTGTCTTTGCGCCTACGACCTTCTGGGCAGCCGTGTGGTGCGTCGTCTGGCCGGTTGGCGTCAAGCATGGGCCTATCGGGCGACCCGTCGGCCTTTGACTCGGAACCTGGTCTCCGTGTTGGGACGACTTGACTACGCTCGCGTGCGGTTCGACGCTCGGGGTGGCGTGGAGCCTTTGGCGATCTCGGGGGCCTCGATCCTTTCTTCGACCGTGCGCGCCGACGGATTCACTTTGATCGCGCCTCACTCAGAAGGAGCGGCCGAGGGCACGGTGGTCACCGTTTGGCGTTACGACCCCACGAGCTCCCATGTTTGGGACGAGCTTCAAGACGATCCATTCGGATTTGGATTGGCTGATTCCAACTCCGCGTGCTGAGGCCGGGGCGTCAAGGCACGCCTGGGGGAGCGTCGCTTTGGTGGTCCAAGGAGGACTCCACCACCCACAAAACCCGGCGAACCGTCCAGATTCCCGGTTGCTCGATGGGGTCCAGATCGGGACGGCTATCGGCGGTGATCCGCTTGTCGCCTGGTCCGGGCGGTTGCTTGAGGTGACGATCGCTGGAGCAGCGTTCCAACCGCAGACGGTAGGAACGGATTCGGGATTCACCTGTTTCAGTCCGCGAGGGAGATTCCTCTTGGGCAACAGGTTCGAGCCAACCGATCGCCTCGGAAACCGAACCGCGCCAGGCGGCCACCAGCTTGCCCACCAGGTCGTCGAGGGGTTCGGGGATGTCGCTGTAGACCACGAAGGCTCCCCGAGGCGCGATTGGCTCGATGGAGTCGTCGCGGACGATCATCCAGCGTCCGCTTTGCCGGGCGTTGAACCATTCGCACAGCGCAACCCGATAACGGAGGCCGTGGGCGGGGGTCAAGCGTTCATGGGCGGGGTCGTCGGGACTGGACAGCACCCAAAAGGGCTGAGGCGCGGCGGGATCAACGTCAGCAAGGTTGTCTTCGAGTCGCAAACCGGGCAACGGTTCGCGGGCGCGGAGTGATTCGACATCCCGCCCGCCCCGCGCCAATCCTTGAGGGAACGTCTCGGTCGCGGCGGGCCACGATGACCAAGACGGGGGGGAATGGGTGGCCCGCTCCAACCTCTGAAGCGCTGCGCGAAGCAAAACCTCGACCGACTCGGTGGGATTGGCGTTGGAACTTCCCCAGAGGGGGGGAGGGGTTCGAAACCGCGGCCCTTGGCCGTGGAGCAACCACATCGGTTCGACTGACGTGAGTTCCACGAATTTGAGCAGAATTTCACCCGGAATTGTCACGCCACTTTCATAATTATACCAGGTTCGAACCGGCAAGTTGAGCCGACGGGCCAATTCAGGTCCACCGCGCTCGCCATAGAGGTCGGCCCGGATGATTTTCAGACGATTGGCCAAGTCGCATTTCATGCGAACGGATTCGGGTGGATTTTTGCGTCGCGCCATAAGTCGCCATGCTCCCCTCGTGGTGGCCCGGGGTTTGGGGGGATCCCAGTTGGGGATCGCCATCCACCACGATTGTTAGGACAAGCATGGCCGTCCCCCAACCGTTGTAAACTCGGGGTCGTTCCGGATCAACGCGGGGTTGACCACGAACCGCCAAGCTGGCATGGGATGTAAGTTGCTCGCTTACCTTCGCAACCGACGTGGCTCAAGAGCAACGGCACACGTCGCGGCCCCGCCCCGCTCCACTGCTCCCATTGCCAAACCGGGAGGGGGTAGGTTCAAGTCAAGACCGCGTCGAACGCCCCGACCGAAACAACGAGAGCAGAAACTCCCAGGTGGCGTAGGGGAAAGTCGCGCTTAGAACGACCAGAGGAATGCCGATAAGCAAACCGGCCGAGGAAATCCATTCGGGATGCCGTCTCAACACGATCACCGCCGTCGCCAGGGTTGTGACCACCAAGTAGAGGCGCACGCGTGGACGCCACTGGAACCGCAGCGGTTTACGGCCCGTTGTGTCGCCAAGGGCGGGGGCTGGAACCGCGGCGCTGTGCGTCCGTCGTTCGCCGGAGCGTGGCGACAGCGACCTTGCCGTCACTTGAGGCCGAGCCGGGCTGGTCTTGTGCGACGCGCGACCACCAGCAACCGGCGGCCCGGGTGTGTCGCCGCCACGACTCCCCGCCCCGTCGGGAGTCGCTGGAGACAACCTGGAAACAGATGAAGTTCGGTTCAAAGGCGTTTCTTCAAACTCCCGCAGACACTCTTGGAATCGCCCGACAATCGCCCGTGCCGACGAGGGACGATCGCGGGGGTCTTTGGCCAGGCAACACGTCACCAACTCCTCAATCCCGAGCGGAATCTGCCGGGCGGCGTCCGGGTTGGCCTGGCTGAAAGGCGGCGGAGGCGTGTTCACGTGATGGTGAATCAGCGCGTAGGTCGAGCCGTGGAATGGGGTCGAGCCGGTTAGGCATTGATACAGGATGACTCCGAAGGAATAGAGGTCGGAGGCCATTTGAGGCGGCAGTTCCCGGCATTGCTCGGGGCTGGCGTACATCGGGGTGCCGCGAAATCCCTCGATGAGGGACTGGGTCTCGGTCTCTTCGAGGATTTTGGCCAGACCGAAATCCAGCACCTTGAACCGTGGAGGGAGATCTATCTGGGGTTGGACCACCATGATGTTGGAGGGCTTGAGATCCCGATGAACGATGTTCTTGTCGTGTGCCGCTTGAATCGCCCCGCCGACCTGCTCCACCAGGGCGGCCGTCCAGCGCA encodes:
- a CDS encoding sulfatase-like hydrolase/transferase; amino-acid sequence: MKRRRWQWGGGIGWRGLILLAMGLGWVGWGEMEGGYGREWESPGPAPGDRVVMVGDSITQAGGYVARVESWLWAEAARRGASRPAQVFNRGLSSETLSNTSEADHHPRRPYLYDRFERDVTGWKPNQVVACYGMNDGIYHPIDPTRLDLYRDGLERLARRVAALSEPAATLTLLTNPPFDARRARVWEPESPRFGYRFPYVGYDGVLRRQADLVRAFDPRLSPEEENSDPASPTSRRPRARVGDPHRVLNAYLADRQRRHASAFLAGDGVHPGPDGHALIALTLWSQGWGRSTLETPLRAAVRFEPGADDGGDQLGPDLRTTKRDDAWDALAREGPGGYGFIVAVPPPLSLGEGVEPDLAAWAARALNGGQPWERQPLVLTGLPPDREWILWAAGDDPEGEPAWFEVGRGNSDQFAHGGFDLVDPEHAARHPLASEASDLDRAMTARRARLDAAWRERREQGPPGPDALDADWDAEARSLYARFRPRPLRFRLTPCPPGDGQAANTSPSHPRPNFLIILADDLRPDAVRALAGSGPGTLASTPHLDRLANSGVVLDRVYNLGGDIPAVCLPSRAMLLSGRAMFRHTAEHWAEGPSLAGHFRDQGYLTYHHGKKGNTPLPLQARFEIERYIEEHQSRLSGRPAVEIADAAVEFLEHRAALPPDQRRPFLMHLALECPHDPLAPDPADLAALPPIEAFPLPPSFLPFHPFDNGEMLVRDERLEAFPRDPQAIRTRWRDYLAVVAGIDRVVGRLLEALTVAGERDNTYVIFTSDQGLALGDHGLLGKQNLYEHSIRVPFIVAGPGLRPGRCAAMVWLLDLFPTLCDLAGLKPPSQPLDGVSFAPALRRPDDPSAHPRQFLWFAYRDKQRAVTDGRFKLIRYPKIHRTQLFDLSADPFEQHDLAGDPAQAERIAQLTAWLEAARSAWGDDAPFSAPQAAPEKFAPPTTPQLPPARP
- a CDS encoding helix-turn-helix domain-containing protein; the encoded protein is MARRKNPPESVRMKCDLANRLKIIRADLYGERGGPELARRLNLPVRTWYNYESGVTIPGEILLKFVELTSVEPMWLLHGQGPRFRTPPPLWGSSNANPTESVEVLLRAALQRLERATHSPPSWSSWPAATETFPQGLARGGRDVESLRAREPLPGLRLEDNLADVDPAAPQPFWVLSSPDDPAHERLTPAHGLRYRVALCEWFNARQSGRWMIVRDDSIEPIAPRGAFVVYSDIPEPLDDLVGKLVAAWRGSVSEAIGWLEPVAQEESPSRTETGESRIRSYRLRLERCSSDRHLKQPPGPGDKRITADSRPDLDPIEQPGIWTVRRVLWVVESSLDHQSDAPPGVP
- a CDS encoding HD-GYP domain-containing protein — translated: MSAPTSSDSYGQDQPPSDALIPPSQGVNGELRLLHEQANILIVDDRRTDLLLMAEMVLTLGHRAFLAEDGEQAMIQARRHPPDLILLDLNMPVMDGRRTLERLKDHPVYKGIPVVVVSGVDNTEEIARCLQAGADDYITKPYNPALLKARIEACLAKKRLSDLEARRYRELEAAHNQLQLLIKQQFGKTYSAQLATIFALSKLVESRDRETGKHLERIREYCQAIARQLAAHSRYAQNINELFIDNLYNASPLHDIGKVAIPDSILCKPGQLTEPEREIIKMHTVIGARTLREVDLLYPGNALLEFGTMIAESHHERWDGNGYPHGSSEDNIPLAARILSVGDVYDALTANRCYRPISYTHEEAVEMIRNGSGTQFDPVIVEAFLNIRSQINRIHQTLADDPDPPSIRSV
- a CDS encoding serine/threonine-protein kinase — encoded protein: MTVSHTNEEVPEPTAAGRSQGDLTDWSSRTDGSTPLKSESGESTKAYGTDPLPVVVGCGSPARCVLFGKYELIRLLGRGGMGEVYLARHLQLDRFQAIKLIRNAHRNDSLYREVFRREAKVMAAFSHPNVATVHDFHVDADLICLILEHIDGVSLDRVIRPGTAMPLRWTAALVEQVGGAIQAAHDKNIVHRDLKPSNIMVVQPQIDLPPRFKVLDFGLAKILEETETQSLIEGFRGTPMYASPEQCRELPPQMASDLYSFGVILYQCLTGSTPFHGSTYALIHHHVNTPPPPFSQANPDAARQIPLGIEELVTCCLAKDPRDRPSSARAIVGRFQECLREFEETPLNRTSSVSRLSPATPDGAGSRGGDTPGPPVAGGRASHKTSPARPQVTARSLSPRSGERRTHSAAVPAPALGDTTGRKPLRFQWRPRVRLYLVVTTLATAVIVLRRHPEWISSAGLLIGIPLVVLSATFPYATWEFLLSLFRSGRSTRS
- a CDS encoding molybdopterin molybdotransferase MoeA, with product MESAQGWSDPRGKGFRRRWPVAEVIAWLEESLATQWSHPGVETVPLAKAAGRVLTEAVVSQVAVPGFARAAMDGYAVRGEDTFGADPTNPLTFRVVGRSRPGVAAEVVVGSGEAVAIATGAPLPPGADAVVPVEATRLRVHDHAPSTASLSPAELLVEVIEPTPPGRHVGRIGEDVAPGEMILEPGRWLRPQDLGVLSALGWREVLVRRRPRVTILATGPEILPVGSAPSDVRIPDMNSPMLAALVERDGGHAEIQGPLADDRHVLAEALARAANRSEFVIVSGGSSTGPEDHLPSLVAELGSLPFHGLALRPAGPTGLGTIGSTPILLAPGNPVSCLCAYDLLGSRVVRRLAGWRQAWAYRATRRPLTRNLVSVLGRLDYARVRFDARGGVEPLAISGASILSSTVRADGFTLIAPHSEGAAEGTVVTVWRYDPTSSHVWDELQDDPFGFGLADSNSAC